The DNA sequence AGGAGTGCACATATATTCTTAAAGCAACACATGATACTGCAGTATTTTAACAGAGAATGACTTGAGCTCGAGAAGTAGAGGTGGCTTTTACTCTCTGCACATCTGTAACAAAAAGCATCTCCTTTTAGCTCATTGAAACTTGAGGATGGTCCATTGATGCAGCAGATGTTTACCTATTCGAACAATTTTAAGAGTAGTGAAAGTGCTTCTGCCTTAAAAAACATATGCAAAACACccaactgaaataaaactgatttaagCAAACTCTCTTCTGTGAACTTCAGAAGCTGTTGTCCTTCTTCAGCAGCCTGAAAGCTGGAAAAGTGTCACCAGAGAGTCTGTGCCACATGAATATCTCCCATAAAGACGATCTCTGAGCCATGGTTCAGGACGAGGTGACTCTTAGCGTCAGCGTCAGCCTTGGAGATGTCACTTTTAACCAATTGCTTTCTGTCCTCTGCAGTGCCAGATTTTGCAAGAGTCCGGACCTGGCCGTCCTGCGAGGTGAACGGGATGCTGCTGGTCTGGTACCACTGCGAAGGCTCGGTCCGACGTGGGCAGTGCCCGAGCAGCGGGAGATCACCACCAATGAGTGGGTGTTCCGCGGGCAGACAGAGCACTTGGTTGACGCGCACATCCAGGTAGGGAGCCCAGTCCCCCCGTGGGGCAGGTCCACACCTGGGTCCTCTCCTATAGTGCAGTTCAGGGACATCTCCTCCCAGTTAACCCATTCAGGGACATCTCCTCCCAACTAACCAGGCCCTGCCTGCGCCCAGTGTCAtcgctgctgctggcagagctcagACCTAGAAATACATCCCTGCGCCGTATACCGAGAGTACGGCATATGTTCCCCAAACACGGATTGTGGGCTTCTTGAGTAGAGAGCAGATGTTCTGGGTACTTAAAAAGGAATCTGTTAATTTGCTTTGACTTATAACtgatgcaatttaaaaaaagattctcTAAGAATTGCTGCACTAAGTGTCAGGAGGCTTTTCAACTCATCGATCACTGAAATGGAAACACGCGGTTATTTTGCTCTTAATCTTTATAGTCACCATCACACACTGACAAATGTGCCACGGAGAACAAAATGGCTGCTGCCTCCATCGCCTCTCAGCGGAAAGGAGTccagaaaaggggaaacatcTGGTGGCACTGAACAGAAGGGATCGCAGCCGTGGTCcgtggagggagctgggggcagccgCAGGTGGAGGCTCCTCCAGGAGAGCaatgggaggcagcagcagttttgaaaatggGCAATCCCTTGGGATTTTGGACCTTGGGAGATTTTTATATACTTGTCACTGAGCAGAACACTTCTATGTGTAAAAATCAGTGACAAAAATGACCCTTAATCTAAAGTACACTTCTCTCCAAAGGCAGTGCCTGCCTGCTGACTAAATCACGCCGAAGGTGAGTGGGTTAGAAAGAACTGAAGAATTATTAGAAGAAATTAAGAAGGTGCATGAGACACAGGAGATGCGGCTCTGGGAGTGGGCAGAGAAGTTGTGAGAAGCGGGGAGAATTTGGGAGATTGACAAAATAGTAGTATTTATTTCATGTatgcttttcagtgaaaaccacTGTACATAGGTCTATACCGGGGCCAGCCTGTGCTACTTGCCAAGCTGGTGGAAAGCTGGTAATAAAGCTGAGTAATAAAGCAGTTAAAACTCCTGAAAAAGTGACATATTGTGGGCAGGCTTTAAAGATTCAAAAGggtttaaaaattcaaaagggTTTAAAGATTCAAAAGTATGTGAAAACTAGTCTAGGAGGACAAACGCAAAAATGCTTCATTCCTTAGAACTATTGCAGGGCCAAAGGAAGGACTTATTTGGAGTCCCAGCTTGTGCAGCTGCAGAAGTTAACATGCGTAGACTTCTTGGAGCTTAAAATGAAGTCTGAATTTTCTGAGCTTcatgtttaaattatttctatacACTAGTTAAGAATTAGTCCTAAGTCAGTCTGTGCTAAGGCCCCTTCCTCCACACACTCGGTAGCCTTTTGCTGTGACATTGTGACATGTACCTGCGAACATCTCTGCTGTGCTCGGGGTGACACACCCTGGGCTGTACTGCAGTGCTATTGCAATATTGCTGTGAAGTATAGGCAGCTCGCACCCAATGCAGCTCTCACCGATGGTAAATTGTCCCCCAATGGCAGGAAATCCCTGAGAACGCGGCCGACACGGCTCACCTGGCATTTCTCCACGGACCGGCTATTCTGGGTGGATCCGATCTGAGATACACAAGGTCCAAGCTGTGGGATTTTATGAAGCACATCTGGAAGGTAAGACCCTAGCTCCCCTCTTAGCTGTGAGAGGGTCAAAGTCTTTCAAACCAGGTCCCTTTTATGCTGCAAAGTGTCAGTCCCACCTCACCCCCTCTGCCGCATCCCCCCACCTTCATGTCCAGTCTCTTTTCCATGTCTGTGAGGGTTTTAGCTGCACTCCCTCGTCTGTGCTCATCTCTAGATGGTCTTCACAGCCAGCTCTTGTCAGCATCTCGCTGCTACCTCCCCTCAGCCTATAGTCCCGTCTCCCCATCTCTTGGACTGAGCCGACACTTCTCCACCCGTCCAGGCGGAGTGGTGGCCGGAGCCGGAGCCCAACAAGCATTGCTCCCGGCTGCTGGTTCAACACACCGCGACTGCCTTCGGGAAGCACGTCTCCTTGATGGATTTGACAGTTTCAGTCAGGCAGGTATGTCCCGCGCCGGTGACCGCCAGTACCCCGAGCTGAAGGGCTTTGTCACCCAAAAGGCTAAGTGAGTCCTGGCCCATCCTGCCCAGTGTAGCCTTTCCTACCAAGTGCATCAGACACACGGGCCAAAAACTACACACTGGCATTGGGGCTGCTCCACAGCTGGGCAGCATGGAGGAAAGGGAGAGTTTGCAAGGACTGCTGTGCCcacaaaacaactgaaaaaaataaatagctagTACCTAAGCAAAGACAGGCGGAAATCCCAAGGGACCTTCACACCACAGTGTCACAGTGCTTTACAGAACAGAAGTGTGGACCTTTTCAGTCCATGGCAAACATGCCTGGGAAAGGTGTAGAGAGCACTCAATATACAGTGAGAAACGTTTTAAGGATGTTGATCTGTGTGATCCAAAAAACTCAGGGTTTTTCAGACAGCTTTCTGGAAAGCACAAAGATTCATCAGTTTACAAACATttacacaaaagaaataaattcatacTATTGTCAAGAGCTCCTTCTGCAATTAAAAGTTCactcattttcttattttcttcctttctcatatttttgggttttgttttggaaactgttACTAACCAcacttctctttcctctgtccACTTCCAAAAAGTAAGAAACGGTGTGTCTTGTAGCCCAAGAGCAGCCCTGAATGAGATAATAAAACAGTTGACACAAATTGATGaagaattaaaggaaaatagaaataatgcCACTAAACATGAATCAATGGGAACTAGATGTTCTCACTTTCATTTCTGGTTGTgcggtttcttttttttgatgGAATGCTAAGCTTGCCTGATAAAACCAGTAACTTTGTTCTAGTACATTTTTTAAGGCATTTGACCTGTTCCCATATTACAAATTCAGAAGAATAGGAAAACAAGTCATGATTCAAAATTTTGATAAGGGGTAGATCTTGGCGTGATTAGCAAATTATCACAAAGCGGATGTTGATTGTACCTCTGTTCAATTCTTTGAGCTGTGCTATTTAGCACTGATATCAatgaacaggagaaaaaagacattaaaacaACCTTACAAAGAGTTTGTACCCAACCAACCATTAAAGGAGTAGTAAATAAAgtagccaaaaaaaccccagcaataTCTGCACTGCTTCAAAGAACGAAGTGTATGACCATGAATTTGTATGTCTGGATGCACGTCAAAGAGCAGAGAACAAGTGCTTTGTGTCATACAAGATAAAAGGCTGAACCTGATTTCAGCTAAAACCTAATGTGACTGCTGTAGCTGCAAAGGAGAAAGGCCGAGCAGGAGTAGGGATGTTGTATTACCTCCATATTGTATTGCAATCGCTGCTACTGAGATTGGAGCCCAGGACTGGTGTCAACAATCCAACAAGGCTGTTGATGACCTGAAGGTAATTCAACGATGAACAAGATCAAGTGAAAATTTGGAAGCATTTCCTAGACGATTagattttaaactttttggGACCAGTAGAGCCCTGTAAACCCTCATGAATTCCCATGGGCCCACAGTGGAGCCACCCAGCCCTGACACATCTGTGAATGTTCCAGGCCAACACGGGCTCCATGGCTCTGCTGGCCTTCCTGGGGAGCGTTAATCGTTGGCAAGCAGTCAGTGACTCATGGCCCTGAGCCGTAGCTTGACTTTCTGCCTATTACCTGATGAAAGACAGAGTGAAGGGGAACGTGAGCACAGCCTAGGAGATATCTCAGAGGTGTCTCAGGCTGTGGGAGTTGCTGTACCAGAGGGCTGGACCGCCGGGGACTGTTCCCTGAGGGTGCTCTGTTGCTCTGCAGGTGGGGCCAGGGCTGGTTTTCCTGATCTTTGAACACGCTTTCCTGGGCCATGGGATCATCCTGCAGACGGTGACTCCCCCGGAGCCTCTCCTGCAGAATGTTGTCCACAAAATCTACTACCAGAAGAACGTGCCGGCCATAATCCCCAAGTTCATCCTGAGAGCAGAGTGCATACAGGTAAGACCTCTGAAGAAGAGCAGCCAGAGGTGGTCCCCAGGAGCTTGGTGGCTAAGAGGTGCGAGAAGGAAGAGCAGTTGCCCATGTGGGCTCAGGTATATGTGGGAGCAAAGCACTTGTTGGCAAGATCCGTCCAGTGCTTGGTATGACCTTTCAGTTTTCGTAGCCCAAAGAGCTAAACTGGAGGTTTAGTAAAGAGCAGTGGCTCATCTGTTGAGGATGGCAGAGAGGTGCTATCCCTCTCCTGTGCATGGGGAACCGGGGCACAAGGATTAGGCAACCTCTCCCAAACTGCAGGAAGTCTTTGAGAGAACTAATAACCGCATCCAGATTTCCAGCATCCCAGGTCAGTGATTTTTTAAGATCATCCTCTCTCCTTCAGTGAGAACTGAAATCCTCCTGCTGTTAAATTCCCATGAGACTGGGCAACTCCTGACAGAGCTTTTCCAGGTCCTTACCACAGGGATTCATGGAAGTGCTGAAAGGTCCCTGTGGAGGTCTGCAGTCCAATATCCCAGCTGGGGCAAGACTTGCCAAATTCAGGTCAGGCATGGCCTTGAAGGCCTCCTCCTTTGGAGAATGCCCCCgtctctccagctccctgggTGTCCTGTTCCATTATTGCTCTACCCAcattgttaatttttatttttagtgatgTCCATTTTGAATGTCTCAACCTGCAATCTGTAGCTGTTACACCTTGTTACACCAGTTGGCACTACCAAGAAAAATCTGACTCCATCATCCCTGTAACTCCCTTCAAGCAGTCAGAAGAGTTTATGTTATTCCCTTCTGTCAGGGGTTAAAGCTAGGAAACTGTTTGGTCTGACCAGAGAGAGTTTCACTGGCACTACAGTAAAAACTGCCAGAAGATGATTTTCAGATGCCAAAACCCTACCCCAAATCAAACTTAGCTGCGCTAACTCGTATTGTATAAATGTTGGCTTAACAGTTTGCATTCTTACTAATATGAATGAGCAGCACTCAAGTCTGCAGATACCTCTTCCCAGAGGAAAACTCCGTAAAACTTACTGCATGTGTGTCTGAGCAGAGTTTAAGATGCAGAGGCTTAATTTATAAAG is a window from the Gavia stellata isolate bGavSte3 chromosome 24, bGavSte3.hap2, whole genome shotgun sequence genome containing:
- the LOC104264726 gene encoding LOW QUALITY PROTEIN: cholesterol 7-desaturase nvd-like (The sequence of the model RefSeq protein was modified relative to this genomic sequence to represent the inferred CDS: inserted 1 base in 1 codon), with the protein product VLLLLGCSRPLALRRGPGQVGYLPAPGLSPGQAARRARRPGALPPPYPNGWYRLLDSAQLPRGAVRSLALLGEQLAAFRTQDGQAYVVDAYCPHLGANLAAGGRIVGNCIECPFHGWQFRGEDGKCTRIPYAEKVPDFARVRTWPSCEVNGMLLVWYHCEGXGPTWAVPEQREITTNEWVFRGQTEHLVDAHIQEIPENAADTAHLAFLHGPAILGGSDLRYTRSKLWDFMKHIWKAEWWPEPEPNKHCSRLLVQHTATAFGKHVSLMDLTVSVRQVGPGLVFLIFEHAFLGHGIILQTVTPPEPLLQNVVHKIYYQKNVPAIIPKFILRAECIQFERDITIWNNKQYLSKPLLVREDSSIQKHRHWYAQFYSEKSTRLPAQKEGLDW